One part of the Streptomyces ferrugineus genome encodes these proteins:
- a CDS encoding metal-dependent hydrolase — protein MMGPAHSLSGAAAWLGVGAAAAAAGHGMPWPVLLVGALICAGAALAPDLDHKAATISRAFGPLSRWLCEIVDKLSYAVYKATKKQGDPRRSGGHRTLTHTWLWAVLIGGGTSVLAITGGRWAVLAILFVHMVLAIEGLLWRAARGSSSDVLVWLLAATSAWILAGVLDKPGNGADWLFTAPGQEYLWLGLPIVLGALVHDIGDALTVSGCPILWPIPVGRKRWYPVGPPKAMRFRAGSWVELKVLMPVFMVLGGVGCAAALNVI, from the coding sequence ATGATGGGACCAGCACACTCTCTGTCGGGCGCAGCCGCCTGGCTCGGCGTCGGAGCGGCGGCGGCCGCCGCCGGGCACGGAATGCCCTGGCCGGTCCTCCTCGTCGGCGCGCTGATCTGCGCCGGGGCGGCCCTCGCCCCGGACCTCGACCACAAGGCGGCCACGATCTCCCGGGCCTTCGGACCGCTGTCGCGCTGGCTGTGCGAGATCGTCGACAAGCTGTCGTACGCCGTCTACAAGGCGACGAAGAAGCAGGGCGATCCGCGTCGCTCCGGTGGGCACCGCACGCTCACGCACACCTGGCTGTGGGCTGTGCTGATCGGCGGGGGCACCTCGGTGCTGGCGATCACCGGCGGCCGTTGGGCGGTCCTGGCGATCCTCTTCGTTCACATGGTGCTGGCCATCGAGGGCCTGCTGTGGCGGGCGGCCCGGGGCTCCAGCAGCGACGTCCTGGTCTGGCTGCTGGCGGCGACCAGCGCGTGGATCCTCGCGGGTGTGCTGGACAAGCCGGGCAACGGTGCGGACTGGCTGTTCACGGCCCCGGGCCAGGAGTACCTGTGGCTGGGCCTGCCGATCGTGCTGGGTGCGCTGGTGCACGACATCGGGGACGCCCTGACCGTCTCCGGCTGCCCGATCCTGTGGCCGATCCCGGTGGGACGCAAGCGCTGGTACCCGGTGGGCCCGCCCAAGGCCATGCGGTTCCGGGCGGGCAGCTGGGTCGAGCTCAAGGTGCTGATGCCGGTGTTCATGGTGCTCGGCGGGGTGGGCTGCGCGGCGGCGCTCAACGTGATCTGA
- a CDS encoding type B 50S ribosomal protein L31, which translates to MQQDKHPDYHPVVFRDRAAGYAFLTRSTAASDQTIEWDDGETYPVVDVEISSESHPFYTGKARTVDSEGRVAAFERRYGAGSGEGS; encoded by the coding sequence ATGCAGCAGGACAAGCACCCCGACTACCACCCGGTCGTCTTCCGTGACCGCGCCGCAGGCTACGCCTTCCTGACGCGGTCCACGGCGGCCAGCGACCAGACCATCGAGTGGGACGACGGCGAGACCTACCCGGTCGTGGACGTCGAGATCTCCTCGGAGAGCCATCCCTTCTACACCGGCAAGGCGCGAACGGTGGACTCCGAGGGCCGCGTCGCCGCCTTCGAACGGCGGTACGGCGCCGGATCCGGAGAAGGAAGCTGA
- a CDS encoding DUF5709 domain-containing protein, which yields MNSADGWGDDVYQPDASDQREDTGLLDAEDTLENDGVDDPLDRGWSPPERPWAVEHTGVTAAERHQGETLDQRLAEELPDLAAPDSDGLGDADGTDGELLDNEVGAMRSGRLVAPDEGAHEDEESALVATDVGIDGAAASAEEAAMHIVDEDALYG from the coding sequence GTGAACAGCGCCGACGGATGGGGTGACGACGTCTACCAGCCCGACGCATCCGACCAACGTGAGGACACGGGGCTGCTGGACGCGGAGGACACCCTCGAGAACGACGGCGTCGACGACCCCCTTGACCGGGGCTGGTCCCCTCCGGAGCGCCCCTGGGCGGTCGAGCACACCGGTGTCACGGCGGCCGAGCGCCACCAGGGCGAGACTCTCGACCAGCGACTCGCCGAGGAGCTTCCGGACCTCGCCGCGCCCGACAGCGACGGCCTCGGAGACGCCGACGGCACCGACGGCGAACTCCTCGACAACGAGGTCGGCGCCATGCGCTCCGGTCGTCTCGTGGCCCCCGACGAAGGCGCCCACGAGGACGAGGAGAGCGCGCTCGTCGCGACGGATGTGGGCATCGACGGCGCGGCGGCGTCCGCCGAGGAGGCCGCGATGCACATCGTGGACGAGGACGCCCTCTACGGTTGA
- a CDS encoding ABC transporter ATP-binding protein, with the protein MIGLAPPEYDPAAPTTANTLPVGAPATVRAYVVELFRRHRRAFLLLITVNTVAVVASMAGPWLLGGLVERVSDGVAERDLHLELTVGLFAVALAVQAVFVRQVRLRGAMLGERMLADLREDFLVRSVGLPPGVLERAGTGDLLSRITTDIDRLANAMREAVPQLAIGVVWVILLLGGLVVTAPPLAAAVLITVPLLVIGCRWYFKRAPSAYRSEAAGYAAVAAALAETVDAGHTVEAHRLGERRVELSDRRIKEWTAWERYTLWLRSVLFPFINVTHVMILGSVLMVGGVFVLQGWIGVGQLTTGALIAQMLVDPVGLILRWYDELQVAQVSLARLVGVRDIEPDAGDARLAPDGRDVHADKVHFGYLEGVDVLRKISLEVAPGTRLALVGPSGAGKSTLGRLLAGIYAPRDGRITLGGAELSRMTAERVRSHVALVNQEHHVFVGSLRDNLLLARTDATDAELWAALGAVDADDWARALDDGLDTEVGSGGFALTPAQAQQIALARLVLADPHTLVLDEATSLLDPRAARHLERSLARVLDGRTVVAIAHRLHTAHDADVIAVVENGRISELGSHEELVRADGAYAALWRSWHG; encoded by the coding sequence ATGATCGGCCTTGCGCCACCGGAGTACGACCCGGCGGCACCGACGACGGCGAACACCCTGCCGGTCGGCGCCCCCGCGACCGTGCGCGCCTACGTGGTCGAGCTGTTCCGCCGGCACCGCCGCGCCTTCCTGCTCCTCATCACCGTCAACACGGTCGCTGTGGTGGCCTCGATGGCGGGCCCGTGGCTGCTGGGCGGACTGGTGGAACGCGTGTCCGACGGCGTCGCCGAACGCGACCTCCATCTGGAACTCACGGTCGGACTCTTCGCCGTCGCGCTCGCCGTCCAGGCCGTGTTCGTACGGCAGGTGCGGCTGCGCGGGGCGATGCTCGGCGAACGGATGCTGGCCGATCTGCGCGAGGACTTCCTCGTCCGGTCGGTCGGGCTGCCGCCCGGTGTGCTGGAACGGGCCGGGACCGGCGATCTGCTGTCCCGGATCACGACGGACATCGACCGGCTGGCCAACGCCATGCGCGAGGCGGTGCCCCAGCTCGCGATCGGCGTGGTGTGGGTGATCCTGCTGCTCGGCGGGCTGGTCGTCACCGCGCCGCCGCTGGCCGCCGCCGTGCTGATCACCGTGCCGCTGCTGGTGATCGGCTGCCGCTGGTACTTCAAGCGGGCGCCGTCCGCGTACCGCTCGGAGGCCGCCGGGTACGCCGCCGTGGCCGCCGCTCTCGCCGAGACCGTGGACGCCGGGCACACCGTCGAGGCCCACCGCCTCGGTGAGCGCCGTGTCGAACTGTCGGACCGGCGGATCAAGGAGTGGACGGCCTGGGAGCGCTACACGCTCTGGCTGCGGTCGGTGCTCTTCCCGTTCATCAACGTCACCCATGTGATGATCCTCGGCTCGGTCCTCATGGTCGGCGGTGTGTTCGTTCTGCAGGGCTGGATCGGCGTCGGTCAGCTGACCACCGGCGCGCTGATCGCGCAGATGCTGGTCGACCCGGTCGGGCTGATCCTGCGCTGGTACGACGAGCTCCAGGTGGCCCAGGTGTCGCTGGCCCGGCTCGTCGGCGTCCGGGACATCGAGCCGGACGCCGGCGACGCCCGGCTCGCGCCCGACGGCCGTGACGTGCACGCCGACAAGGTGCACTTCGGCTACCTGGAGGGCGTGGACGTGCTGCGCAAGATCTCCCTGGAGGTCGCGCCCGGCACCCGACTGGCCCTGGTCGGCCCCTCGGGCGCCGGAAAGTCGACCCTGGGCAGGCTGCTGGCCGGCATCTACGCGCCCCGGGACGGCCGGATCACCCTCGGCGGCGCCGAACTGTCCCGGATGACCGCCGAGCGGGTCCGCTCCCATGTGGCCCTGGTCAACCAGGAGCACCACGTCTTCGTGGGCTCCCTGCGCGACAACCTGCTGCTGGCCCGCACGGACGCGACCGACGCCGAGCTGTGGGCGGCGCTGGGCGCGGTCGACGCGGACGACTGGGCCCGGGCGCTCGACGACGGCCTCGACACCGAGGTCGGCTCGGGCGGCTTCGCGCTCACCCCGGCCCAGGCCCAGCAGATCGCCCTGGCCCGCCTGGTGCTGGCCGACCCGCACACGCTGGTCCTGGACGAGGCGACGTCCCTCCTCGACCCGCGCGCCGCGCGCCACCTGGAACGCTCCCTGGCCCGCGTCCTCGACGGCCGCACCGTCGTGGCCATCGCCCACCGCCTCCACACCGCCCACGACGCGGACGTCATCGCGGTCGTGGAGAACGGCCGGATCAGCGAACTGGGCAGCCATGAGGAGCTGGTCAGGGCGGATGGAGCTTATGCGGCGTTGTGGCGGTCCTGGCATGGGTGA
- a CDS encoding ABC transporter transmembrane domain-containing protein, with protein MQIRDLPYPDPGVPDARSGPRFLWWLFRNQLGGQLKALAWGLVHFLSVSALPFCVGVAVQAVVDRSGTRLALAGGLLLLCSAGNAIGDTFLHRAAVTNWITAAARVQQVLARKTAQLGSALTRRVAAGEVVAVSTGDVEKIGWFVEAWSRFTAAALTVVAVCVGLVVYQPALGVVVAVGLPVLAVAVLPLLPRATRRADFQREKAGRATELASDTVAGLRVLRGIGGEELFLDRYRSASQEVRHAAVRSARMWSLISAIQVLMPGLLLIAVVWYGVHLAREGRVGVGELVAVYSSIMILTYPLRHFEEIAMAYSFSRPSARRAARVLSLERATDTGGSLDGAELPSGDLYDPATGLLAPTGRLTAVVCGDPDAAGRLAERLGGHPSEEGTSVLLGGVPLDELPLDRARTAVLVQDKDPVLLSGTLRDLFDVPRSGDVDAREALAAAQCEDVLAALVQGSLGAEDPMDARITERGRSLSGGQRQRLALARSLITDPEVLVLDEPTSAVDSHTEARIAQGVRHLRSGRTTVVFTSSPLLLDRADRVVLVHEGEVAAVGVHRELVHAEPRYRAVVTRETDEETAARSIALDAGPGGEDGHGARPAFEDGHGAGSALKDRHGAGSSLKDVLKELEEIEESA; from the coding sequence ATGCAGATTCGAGACCTTCCGTATCCCGACCCGGGTGTGCCGGACGCACGCTCAGGTCCCCGATTCCTGTGGTGGCTCTTCAGGAACCAACTGGGCGGCCAGCTCAAGGCCCTGGCCTGGGGCCTGGTGCACTTCCTGTCCGTCTCCGCGCTGCCGTTCTGTGTCGGCGTCGCCGTGCAGGCCGTCGTCGACCGCTCCGGCACCCGACTCGCCCTCGCGGGCGGACTGCTCCTGCTGTGCTCCGCCGGAAACGCCATCGGCGACACCTTCCTGCACCGCGCCGCCGTCACCAACTGGATCACGGCCGCCGCCCGCGTCCAGCAGGTGCTGGCCCGCAAGACCGCCCAACTGGGCTCGGCGCTGACCCGCCGGGTCGCGGCCGGTGAGGTCGTGGCCGTCTCCACCGGTGACGTCGAGAAGATCGGCTGGTTCGTCGAGGCCTGGTCGCGCTTCACCGCGGCGGCCCTCACCGTCGTGGCGGTCTGCGTCGGCCTGGTCGTCTACCAGCCGGCACTCGGAGTGGTCGTCGCCGTGGGCCTTCCGGTACTGGCGGTCGCCGTGCTGCCGCTGCTGCCGCGCGCGACCCGGCGCGCCGACTTCCAGCGCGAGAAGGCGGGCCGCGCCACCGAGCTGGCCTCCGACACGGTCGCCGGCCTGCGCGTGCTGCGCGGCATCGGCGGCGAGGAACTCTTCCTAGACCGCTACCGCAGCGCCTCCCAGGAGGTCCGCCACGCGGCCGTGCGCAGCGCCCGGATGTGGTCCCTGATCTCCGCCATCCAGGTCCTGATGCCGGGGCTGCTGCTGATCGCGGTGGTCTGGTACGGCGTCCACCTGGCCCGCGAGGGCCGGGTCGGCGTCGGCGAACTGGTCGCCGTCTACAGCTCGATCATGATTCTCACCTACCCGCTGCGGCACTTCGAAGAGATCGCCATGGCCTACTCCTTCTCCCGGCCCTCGGCGCGGCGCGCCGCGCGTGTGCTGTCCCTGGAGCGGGCCACCGACACGGGCGGGTCGCTCGACGGGGCCGAGCTGCCGTCCGGGGATCTGTACGACCCGGCCACCGGCCTGCTCGCCCCCACCGGCCGGCTCACCGCGGTGGTGTGCGGCGACCCGGACGCGGCGGGCCGCCTGGCCGAACGGCTCGGCGGACACCCCTCCGAGGAGGGCACCTCGGTGCTCCTCGGCGGCGTCCCCCTGGACGAGCTGCCCCTCGACCGCGCCCGTACGGCCGTGCTGGTGCAGGACAAGGACCCGGTGCTGCTCTCCGGCACGCTGCGCGACCTGTTCGACGTGCCCAGGTCGGGCGACGTGGACGCGCGGGAGGCGCTGGCGGCCGCGCAGTGCGAGGACGTCCTGGCGGCGCTGGTCCAGGGCTCGCTCGGCGCCGAGGACCCGATGGACGCCCGGATCACCGAGCGCGGCCGGTCCCTGTCCGGCGGCCAGCGCCAGCGCCTCGCGCTCGCCCGGTCGCTGATCACGGACCCCGAGGTGCTCGTCCTGGACGAGCCGACCTCGGCCGTCGACTCGCACACGGAGGCGCGCATCGCGCAGGGCGTGCGACACCTGCGGTCGGGGCGCACGACCGTGGTGTTCACCTCGTCTCCCCTGCTCCTGGACCGCGCCGACCGGGTGGTCCTCGTCCACGAGGGCGAGGTCGCGGCGGTGGGCGTGCACCGCGAGCTGGTGCACGCCGAGCCGCGGTACCGGGCCGTGGTGACCCGCGAGACCGACGAGGAGACGGCGGCCCGGAGCATCGCTCTGGATGCGGGGCCCGGCGGCGAGGACGGCCATGGCGCGCGGCCCGCTTTCGAGGACGGACACGGCGCGGGGTCGGCACTCAAGGACAGACACGGCGCGGGGTCGTCCCTCAAGGACGTACTGAAGGAACTGGAAGAGATCGAGGAGTCGGCATGA
- a CDS encoding L,D-transpeptidase family protein: protein MRIGGAWRALAVTAALGSLLTTLSACGGAQRGAGDSGVGKPAPTRSAAPTRSAAPVDRTRIPDVGERWQRRIPADSRQVVAVYGAGKDSPDSTVVLYTRHGSTWDPARSWPAHNGRKGWTTDHREGDNRSPVGVFTLSDAGGVLKDPGTRLPYTRSAAFAAPRWWAKSYWHDFDYVIAIDYNRVKGTPPNDPTRPRGEHEGGGIWLHMDHGSGTSACVSVSESAMEYLLRTLDPGRHPVVVMGDRADLKGSH from the coding sequence ATGCGGATCGGTGGAGCTTGGCGTGCGTTGGCCGTGACGGCGGCCCTTGGTTCCCTGCTGACGACCCTGAGCGCGTGCGGCGGCGCGCAGCGCGGAGCGGGCGACTCGGGCGTGGGCAAGCCCGCCCCCACGCGCTCGGCCGCCCCCACGCGCTCGGCCGCCCCCGTCGATCGGACCCGCATCCCGGACGTCGGCGAGAGGTGGCAGCGACGCATCCCCGCCGACTCCCGCCAGGTAGTGGCGGTCTACGGCGCCGGAAAGGACTCCCCGGACTCCACCGTCGTGCTCTACACCAGGCACGGCTCCACCTGGGACCCCGCGCGCAGCTGGCCCGCGCACAACGGCAGGAAGGGCTGGACCACCGACCACCGCGAGGGCGACAACCGCAGCCCCGTCGGCGTGTTCACGCTCAGCGACGCGGGCGGCGTACTGAAGGACCCCGGTACCAGGCTGCCGTACACGAGGTCGGCCGCCTTCGCCGCGCCGCGCTGGTGGGCGAAGTCGTACTGGCACGACTTCGACTACGTCATCGCCATCGACTACAACCGCGTCAAGGGCACCCCGCCCAACGACCCCACCCGCCCCCGGGGCGAGCACGAGGGCGGCGGTATCTGGCTGCACATGGACCACGGCAGCGGCACGTCGGCCTGTGTGAGCGTGTCCGAATCGGCCATGGAGTACCTGCTGCGCACGCTCGACCCGGGTCGGCACCCCGTGGTGGTGATGGGGGACAGGGCCGACCTGAAAGGCTCGCACTGA
- a CDS encoding peptide-N4-asparagine amidase, translating into MKRRIVMSMFAGATLLATSLLGASPAQSAGVPVQSPGAPAQLADEGVRSAEVPAEFGTDWHDPITAAPPLTKPSGKSCQVTVAEAQFRDFTPYRGTYTPPEGCGDRWSKVVLRMDGKVKGRQYDRLGYLHIGGVEVFRTSTPEPSPDGIEWSVEKDVTRYGDTLRRDQDVEMLIGNVVNDTYTGIIDVKVTLTFYAGRPATTPDRVLTLQDGTLTTPRNSERIVAEVYATGSGGGCEEFWYLSAPDPAPYSCKAADGPYREVQIKVDGRLAGIAAPFPHVWTGGWSNPFLWYVTPGPRAFDVKPIEYDLTPFAGLLNDGRPHRVEVSVVGVPEGQSGWSAPVNVLVWQDAKSAHVTGGLTEHRVGDLANASTYTPGSEHRVDTEGGHRLTVAGYVDTSHGRVTTTVRRSLANGSAHRWTDGENLDALDARWTDDQSVTVDGRGPARTTRTQRTYTMDGSIAIGAGDRLRTVLTLGDRASVVTTEGGRRTAWSWLDDTVEGDAAWTLNVPRDQRHAVGTTSERYRSYGSGGCYDRSLTSVQGVLTEDRDRC; encoded by the coding sequence ATGAAGAGACGGATCGTCATGTCCATGTTCGCCGGAGCGACCCTCCTGGCGACCTCACTCCTCGGGGCTTCCCCCGCCCAATCGGCCGGTGTGCCAGTCCAATCGCCCGGTGCGCCCGCGCAGTTGGCCGACGAAGGCGTCCGATCGGCCGAAGTCCCCGCCGAGTTCGGCACCGACTGGCACGACCCCATCACCGCCGCCCCACCCCTGACCAAGCCCTCCGGCAAGTCCTGCCAAGTCACCGTCGCCGAGGCCCAGTTCCGCGACTTCACCCCGTACCGGGGCACCTACACACCGCCCGAAGGCTGCGGCGACCGCTGGAGCAAGGTCGTGCTGCGGATGGACGGCAAGGTCAAGGGGCGCCAGTACGACCGGCTCGGCTATCTGCACATCGGCGGGGTCGAGGTCTTCCGTACATCGACTCCGGAGCCGTCCCCCGACGGCATCGAGTGGTCGGTGGAGAAGGACGTCACGCGCTACGGCGACACCCTCCGCCGCGACCAGGACGTCGAGATGCTCATCGGGAACGTCGTCAACGACACCTACACCGGCATCATCGACGTCAAGGTCACGCTGACGTTCTACGCGGGCCGACCCGCCACCACCCCCGACCGCGTCCTCACCCTCCAGGACGGCACGCTCACCACCCCGCGCAACAGCGAACGCATCGTCGCCGAGGTGTACGCCACCGGCTCCGGCGGCGGCTGCGAGGAGTTCTGGTACCTGTCCGCGCCCGACCCGGCGCCCTACTCCTGCAAGGCCGCCGACGGCCCCTACCGCGAGGTGCAGATCAAGGTGGACGGCCGACTGGCCGGAATCGCCGCACCGTTCCCGCACGTGTGGACCGGCGGCTGGTCCAACCCCTTCCTCTGGTACGTCACTCCGGGGCCGCGCGCCTTCGACGTCAAGCCGATCGAGTACGACCTGACGCCGTTCGCCGGCCTCCTCAACGACGGCCGCCCGCACCGCGTCGAGGTCTCCGTCGTCGGCGTCCCCGAGGGGCAGAGCGGCTGGAGCGCGCCCGTGAACGTCCTCGTCTGGCAGGACGCGAAGAGCGCGCACGTCACCGGCGGGCTCACCGAGCACCGGGTCGGCGACCTCGCCAACGCCTCGACCTACACGCCCGGTTCGGAGCATCGCGTGGACACCGAGGGAGGTCACCGGCTGACCGTCGCCGGGTACGTCGACACCTCGCACGGCCGGGTGACGACCACCGTGCGCCGGTCCCTCGCGAACGGCTCCGCGCACCGCTGGACCGACGGCGAGAACCTGGACGCCCTCGACGCCCGGTGGACGGACGACCAGTCGGTGACCGTCGACGGACGTGGACCGGCCCGGACGACGCGCACGCAGCGGACGTACACGATGGACGGCTCCATCGCCATCGGGGCGGGCGACCGGCTGCGCACGGTGCTGACCCTCGGTGACCGTGCCTCGGTCGTCACGACCGAGGGCGGGCGGCGGACCGCGTGGTCGTGGCTCGACGACACCGTCGAGGGCGATGCCGCCTGGACGTTGAACGTCCCGCGCGACCAGCGGCACGCGGTCGGCACGACGAGCGAGCGCTACCGGTCGTACGGCTCGGGCGGTTGCTATGACCGCTCCCTGACCAGCGTCCAAGGGGTGCTCACCGAGGACCGCGACCGCTGCTGA